Below is a genomic region from Microbacterium galbinum.
CCCCTGCAGCTCCCATGCATCGCAGGCGGCGCAGCTGAACAGGCTCATGCCGTAGAAGCCGCGCAGATCCGGCACCGCGGGGAGCGTCTCGCGCAGGCCGGTCGCGATCAGCACCGCCGGGGCGGATGCCGTTCCCGCGGGCTCGCGGCGGCCGATCTCGGCGGTGAACCCGGCATCCGTCCGTCGCAGCGAGACCACCCGCACCCGTGAGCGGATCTCGACGTTCGGATATGCCGCGAGCTCCGCGCGGGCGAGCCGGCGCAGCTCGTGCGGCGGGATGCCGTCGCGCGTCAGAAATCCGTGCGAGGCGAGTGTGGCGGCGTTGCGCGGCCGGTCGGCGTCGACGACGAGCACCCGGGCGAGGGAACGGCCGAGGTTGAGGGCGGCCGAGAGCCCGGCGGGGCCGCCGCCGATGATGATCACGTCGTACTCGGTGTGGTCCACAGCATCCTCCTGACCTGCGTTCGTCGCGCACGCGGTCTCGGATGGGATGCGGCTGCGCCGCCCGGGCGACGCCGCCGCGAGCCGCATCGGGTAAGGCTCGCCTTACTTTGATTCTGCCATGCGGTGCGGGCACGGCGGTGTCCTAACTCAGGAAAACCGAGGGCGCGGAGGACATTGCCACGTGGAAACCGGGGGTGCGGGCGGCATCCGTCCTGAAACAGTGCCGACCCTGCCGTCCGCAACTCCTCAGACACTCGTGATTCCGGACCATTGCGTGCCGCATTCGCGTCATCCGGGCCATATCGGAGGAGTTGTGAACAGGGCGACGACGGCGACCCGACGGCGTCACGGAGTGATGACGACCGAGCTCTTCGCGAGGAGTGCGCCGAACGCGTCGGTGATGTCGTCCTCGTCCGGGCAGCTCGCGAAGGCGATCACCGTGATCCCCGGGACGTCGAAGGAGCGGCCGGCAAAGACGCCGGACTCGCCGTCCTGCGCGAACGTGACCTGGCGCATCGCGACCGAGTTCCCGAGGTCGCCCTCGAGGGGGAACTTCCCGGTCGTCGGCGGCGCGGTCTGAAAGTCGATGACGAGGTTCATCACGCCGTTCGAGGCGTCGAGATCGTCATCCTCGGCGAAAGGCGTGCCGTAGTTCATGTCGTCGGTCACGGAGTATCCGGCGATGCAGTCGTCGGCGATCCGACGGTAACTCCGACCGCTTTCGCCCTGGCCCGTCTCCTGCTCCTCCCACTCGGTGTCGCCCTGAAGACCGTCGTTCCAGTCCACCTTCGTGTCTTCGTCGAGCGTCTGCCCGTCGACGAAGGTGAAGGTGTAGGGACCCGGTGCGCATCCGGCCAGGGCGAGCAGCGACAGGGCAGCGACGGATGCCGCGACGGTTCGAGTGGGCATGGCGGTGCGGTTCATTCCGCACATCGTAGGGGGATGCGTGCGGATGGCCGGAAAGTTATCCACAGCTGCCAAGGAACTTCGAGTGAAGCGGCGCCACCACGTCAGTGCCGCCACGAGTTGGGGGGCCTGTGACGGAGGGGTGGGGGCGGTGATGGGTGCGTGCCGGGGTGGCGTTCGTGCGCCAAGGCGAGGAGGGCGTCGATGTTGTCGGCTCGTCGAACTCGCGCGGCCGCAACTGTCAATCAAAGTTGAGCCAGTTCATATCAAGTTTGTTTGACAGTCATCTCGCGTCGATGTACAGTTGAGCCATCGCGACTCAGGTTTCCTGATCGCCGCAGATTTTCAGACCAACCATCGTCAGCAACACAAAGGAGAACAACATGGCACGTGCTGTGGGAATCGACCTCGGTACGACGAACTCCGTCGTCAGCGTCCTCGAGGGCGGCGAGCCGAAGGTCATCGCCAACGCCGAGGGCTTCCGCACCACCCCGTCGGTGGTCGCCTTCACCAAGGACGGCGAGGTGCTCGTCGGTGAGACCGCCAAGCGCCAGGCCGTCACGAACGTCGACCGCACCATCGCGTCGGTCAAGCGTCACATCGGAACCGACTGGACCTTCGACGTCGACGGCAAGAAGTGGACGCCGCAGGAGATCTCCGCGCGCATCCTCATGAAGCTCAAGCGCGACGCCGAGTCGTACCTGGGCGACACGGTGACCGACGCGGTCATCACCGTCCCCGCGTACTTCAACGACGCCGAGCGCCAGGCCACCAAGGAGGCCGGCGAGATCGCGGGCCTCAACGTCCTGCGCATCATCAACGAGCCCACCGCCGCGGCCCTCGCGTACGGTCTCGACAAGGGCAAGGAAGACGAGCTCATCCTGGTCTTCGACCTCGGTGGTGGAACGTTCGACGTCTCCCTGCTCGAAGTGGGCAAGGACGACGACTTCTCGACCATCCAGGTGCGCTCGACGGCCGGTGACAACCGCCTCGGTGGAGACGACTGGGACCAGCGCCTCGTCGACTACCTGATCTCGCAGTTCAAGTCCACGACCGGTGTCGACGTCTCGGGTGACAAGATCGCCCTGCAGCGCCTCAAGGAGGCTGCGGAGCAGGCGAAGAAGGAACTCTCGTCCTCGACGAGCACCTCGATCAACCTCCCATACCTCTCGCTCACCGACTCGGGCCCCGTCTCGCTCAGCGAGACCATCACCCGCGCGAAGTTCGAGGACCTCACGAAGGACCTGCTCGACCGCACCAAGAAGCCCTTCGAGGACGTCATCCGCGAAGCCGGCATCAAGGTCGCCGACATCGACCACATCGTGCTCGTCGGTGGATCGACGCGTATGCCCGCCGTCGCCGAGCTCGTCAAGCGCGAGACCGGCAAGGAAGCCAACAAGGGCGTCAACCCGGACGAGGTCGTCGCCGTCGGCGCCGCTCTGCAGGCCGGTGTCCTGAAGGGCGAGCGCAAGGACGTCCTCCTCATCGACGTCACCCCGCTGAGCCTCGGCATCGAGACCAAGGGCGGCATGATGACGAAGCTCATCGACCGCAACACCGCGATCCCGACCAAGCGCAGCGAGACCTTCACCACGGCCGACGACAACCAGCCGTCCGTCGCGATCCAGGTCTTCCAGGGCGAGCGCGAGTTCACCCGCGACAACAAGCCGCTCGGAACCTTCGAGCTCACCGGAATCGCCCCGGCCCCCCGCGGCATCCCGCAGGTCGAGGTGACCTTCGACATCGACGCCAACGGCATCGTGCACGTGTCCGCCAAGGACAAGGGCACGGGCAAGGAGCAGTCGATGACGATCACCGGCGGCTCGTCGCTGTCGAAGGACGACATCGAGCGCATGGTGCGCGAGGCCGAGGAGAACGCTGCCGAGGACAAGAAGCGCCGTGAGGCCGCCGAGGTCCGCAACCAGGCCGAGACCCTCGCGTACTCGATCGACAAGCTGATCAAGGACAACGAGGACAAGCTCCCCGCCGACGTCAAGGAGTCGGTCCAGGCCGACGTCGACGCCCTCAAGACGGCTCTCGCCGGCGAGGACGACGACGCCGTGAAGACCGCGTTCGACAAGCTCAACGAGTCGCAGACGAAGCTGGGCGAGGCGATCTACGCGCAGTCGCAGGCGGATGCCGCTCCCGAGGGCGACGTTCCTCAGGGTGATGCATCCTCGTCCGACGAGGATGTCATCGACGCCGAGGTCGTCGACGACGAGGACGAGAAGAAGTAATCATGGCTGACAAGGACTTCGAAGAGAACAACGGAGTCGCAGGCGAGGGGTCGGATGCTCAGGCATCCGGCCCCGCGCCGCAGAATCCGGACTCCACCGAGGCCGCAGCGGCCGAGGGCTCGGACGAGACGCCGGTCGACGCGATGGATTCGGTTCCTGAGCCTGTCGAAGGGCTCACGGTCGACGACATCCTCGGCGCGACGCAGACCGGTGAGGCCGCGGCGGAGGACGCCGTGCTCGCCGACCTCGAGTCGACGCTGCTCAACGACCTCAAGCGCCTGCAGGCCGAGTACGCGAACTACCGTCGCCGCACGGAGGAGTCGCGCCAGGTCGAGATCGAGCGCGCGAAGGGCGAGGCCGTCAAGGGCCTGATCCCGGTGCTCGACGATCTCGACCGCGCCAGCCAGCACGGCGACCTCGTCGACGGCACTCCCTTCGCCGTGATCGCCGAGAAGGTGCGCGCGGTCGTGGAGCGGCTCGGCGTCGTCTCGTACGGCGAGAAGGGCGAGGAGTTCGACCCGCAGCGCCACGAGGCCATCTTCCAGCAGCCGACGCCCGGCGTCGACAAGACCACGATCCTCGAGGTCGTCGAGGTGGGATACCGCCTCGGAGACGTCGAGCTGCGTCCTGCGAAGGTCGTCGTCGCCGTCCCCGCGGAGTAGGTGATGCATGGCTAGCCAGGATTGGTTCGACAAGGACTTCTACAAGACCCTCGGGGTCTCGAAGGACGTGAGCGAGGCCGACCTCAAGAAGGCCTACCGCAAGCTCGCACGGAAGTACCACCCGGATTCAAACCAGGGTGATGCCAAGGCAGAGGCGACCTTCAAGGAGATCAGCGAGGCGTACTCGGTGCTCTCCGACGCCGAGCAGCGCAAGGAGTACGACGAGATCCGCGCCATGGGCTCGGGCGCCCGCTTCACGGCGGGCGGCTCGGGTGCCGGCGGGTTCGAAGACGTCTTCAGTCGCTTCGGCCAGGGAGGGCGCGGGCAGTCCGCCGACTTCGAGGACATCTTCGCGATGTTCAACCAGGGTCAGGGCGGAGGAGGCTTCGGCAACGGACGCTTCGGGCAGACGAGCGGCGGATTCCGCGGCTTCGGCGGCCCGCAGCGCGGTGCCGATGTCACGGCCCGCACCACCCTCGACTTCGTCACCGCCGTGCAGGGGGAGACGATCTCGCTGCAGGGTGACGACGGCAAGCCGTTCAAGGTGAAGATCCCGGCCGGGGTCGCCGACGGGCAGAAGATCCGTCTGCGCGGCCGCGGTCGGCCTTCGCCGGACGGGGGCGAGAGCGGTGACATCGTGGTGCAGATCACGGTGCGCCCGCATCCCGTCTTCACCCGTGACGGCCTCAACCTGCGCGTCGTCGTGCCGGTGACCTTCACCGAGGCGACGCTCGGCGCGACCATCGAGGTCCCCACGCTGAGCGGAGACGTCGTCAAGCTCCGGGTCGCTCCCGGCACCCCCTCCGGGCGGGTGCTGCGGGTCAAGGGTCGCGGCGTGACGACCGGCAAGGGCACCGGCGATCTGCTCGCCGAGCTGCAGGTGGCCGTGCCGACGCACCTCGACGAGGCGGCGCGCGAGGCGCTCGAGAAGTTCCAGGCTCTGGAGCCGACCGAGAACCCCCGCGCCGAGCTCATGGCGAAGGCGCGGCGATGACGTCCTTCGTCTCGGGGCGTCCTTCGTCTCGTCGCTTCGCTCCTCGCTCAGGAACCGGTTCCAGCCCGGTCCCTGAGCGAGCGGAGCGAGGCGAAGGGCGCTCAGGAACCGGAGAAGAGGCCTGCCATGGACGCTGACACCCCGGTCTTCGCGATCGCCGTCGCGGCCGAGCTCGCGGGCATGCACCCGCAGACGCTGCGCCAGTACGACCGCATCGGCCTGGTCACCCCCGGCCGCACGCGCGGCGGTTCTCGCCGGTACTCGCATCGCGACATCGAGCAGCTCCGTGAGGTCGCCCAGCTGTCGTCCGAGGGGATGAGCCTGCCGGCGATCGCCCGACTGCTCGACCTCGAGGACGAGAATCGGATGCTCCGCCGCCGCATCGCCGACCTCGAGGCCTCTCTGCGTTCCGAGCGCGAGAATCGACCCGGAGTGCGCGTGTTCGCGGCGGGTTCATCCGGTGTGGTGCCGATGCCGTCGGGACGACGTCTGCGTCGTTCGACCGAAGTGGTGCTCTGGAGCCCGCGCGACGGGCGCAACTGACCTCTCCCCACCGACCGGTGTGTATCCTGTCAACTGTTAACAGGAGGTCGGCGTGACACAGATCGTCAAGCGGGCAGAGTCGCTCGGAGCCCAGGTGGCACGCGTGCTGCGTCAGCGCATCGTGCGCGGGGACCTCGCGCCCGGCACCCGCATCACCGAGGAGGCGCTCGCCGAGGAGTTCGACGTGAGTCGCGGTCCGATCCGCGACGCCCTCACGCAGCTCAGCTTCGAGAACCTCGTCGAGGTGCAGCGCCCGCGCGGCGTGTACATCACCGGACTCACGAAAGACGACGTCGACCAGCTCTACAGCCTGCGCGGTGCCCTCGAGCAGCTCGCCCTGTCGCGGGCGATGCGCGTCGACGACGCCTCGCGATGGGCGCCGATGGCGGCGGCCGTCGGGCGCATGGGTGCCGCTGCGGATGCCGGTGATCACGCGGCTTTCGTGACCGCCGACCTCGACTTCCACTCGCAGATCTATGCGCTCGCCGACCACCCGCGGCTCGAGGGGGCGTGGAGCCAGTACCTCCCGACCTTCGCCGCGCTGCTCGAGGTCACGATCAACCACGACGAAGACCTCCACGAGTCCTCGGGCGACCACTTCACGCTCATGGACGTCATGCGCACCGGCACCCCCGCCGAGGCATCCGCTGTTCTGGCCGCCCATCTCAACGGCGCCCGCGACCGGATGCTCGCCGAGATCTCCGACCGAGTCTGACCCGCGGCATCCGCTGTTCCCGACGGGCGCCGGAGCCCGTTCCTCGCGCCCAGTGTTGACTGTTAACAGTCAACACTGTTAGCCTCACGGTGTCGACAACACGGTCGACCCACGTAGAGGAGCAAAGATGCCCCGCAAGCGCATCACCCGGGCGGCCGCCGCACTCGCCGCCCTCGCAGCCACCGCTCTCGTCGTCTCGGCCTGCACCAAGGTCGAAGAGGGCGAAGATGCCGCGTCGGCATTCCCCGAGAAGGACATCCGCCTGATCATCCAGGCCAACCCCGGCGGCGGATCCGACCTGTCGTCGCGCGCCCTCGCGACCGAGCTCGAGAAGATCCTCGGCGTCAGCGTCATCCCCGAGAACATGCCCGGTGCGGCCGGAGCCCTGGCCATGGAGTACGTCGGCTCCCAGAACGCCGACGGCTACGTCATCGGCTTCGCCCCGGTCGAGATCGCCATGCTCAACACCACGCAGGGCGCCAACGTGCTGCCGGAGGACTTCGACCTCCTCGGCCAGATCATGCTCGCTCCCGGCGTCATCACGGTCGGCGCGAACAGCGGCATCGAGACCCTCGAAGACCTCGTCGCGCAGGCGAAGTCCGGCCCCGTGACCGTCGCCAACTCCGGCGCCGGCTCGATCTGGGAGGCCGCGACCGTCGGCCTCGGCACCGCGACCGATGCCGACTTCACCCCGGTCCCGTACGACGGTGGCGCGACCGCCGTCGCCGCTGCGGCATCCGGTGAGACCGTCGCCGCCGTCTCCGGACTCGGCGAAGCGCTCGCGCAGGGCGACGCCGTGCGCATCCTCGCCGTGATGAACGACGAGCGCCACCCCGACGCCGAAGACGTCGAGACGGTCGAAGAGGCCATCGGCGACGACGTCGTGTTCGGTGGGTGGGGCGGAATCTACGCGCCGAAGGGTCTGCCCGACGACGTGAAGGAGACGCTCGAGGCCGCGGTCAAGGAGGCCGTCGAGTCCGACACCTACCAGCAGTTCCAGGCGGATGCCGGCAACCTCGTCGTCTACCGCGACTCGGCCGAGTGGACGACCTTCGTCGACGACCAGTTCACGCTGTTCCAGGACCTCCTGGGCTGAGAGCACTCCTGCGGGGCCGGCGTCCGTCGGCCCCGCAGCGCACCCCTCCAACGAAGGAGAACCCATGTCGACCCCCGACATCGCCGCCGACGCGGCATCCGAGGACGAGTACGAGGGCGCACCCGCCTCGCGGGGCCTCGAGATCGCGTTCGGGGTGGTCGCCCTCGCCTTCACCGCGGGCTACCTCTTCCTCTCCACGCAGATCCCGCTGCGCCGCGAGGCCGCTCCCGGGCAGATCGACGCCCGATTCTGGCCCCTCGTCATCGGCGTCACCGGCGTGGTCATCGCGATCGCGATCCTCGCCGTCGCCCTCACCCGGCCGGCACCCACCCGTGAAGACCTCGAGCGCATCCAGCCCGGCGGCTACCTGCGCGTCATCGCCACGCTCGTGATCACCGGCGCCTTCATCGCGCTCTGGTCGCTCGGCACGGTCATCCTGTTCGGCTACCGCATCGAGGTGTTCCCGGTCGCGGCCGCCCTGCTCATGGCCGCCCTCATGCTCCTCTACGGCCACCGCCGCTGGCTGAGCCTCGTCATCTACTCCGCCTCCGTCACGGCGTTCGTCTACGTCGTGTTCGGGATGCTCCTGAGGATTCCCCTGTGAACGCGCTCATGGAGGGGCTGAACTCGCTCCTCGACATCTCGATTCTGCTGTACATGCTGGTCGGCCTCGTGCTCGGCTTCATGGTCGGCGCCTTCCCCGGCATCACCGCGACCATGGCCGTCGCCCTCGCCGCCGGCTTCACGATGACCCTCGAGCCCGTGCAGGGCCTCGCGGTGCTGCTCACCATCTACGTCGCCGCCAACTTCGGCGACCGCGTGCCGTCGATCCTCATCAACACCCCCGGCACCCCGGCATCCATCGCCACCACCCTCGACGGGTACCCGATGGCGAAGCAGGGCAGGGCCGGACTCGCGCTCACGATCTCGGCGATCGTCTCGGCCGTCGGCATCCTCGCCTCGCTCGTGCTGTTCTCGGTGGCCGCCGTGCCGATCGCGAGCTTCGCCCGTGACTACTTCAAGTCGCCCGAGCTGTTCGCGCTCGTCGTCTTCGGCATCTCGATCATGATCGGCATCTCGTCGAAGTCGATGCTCAAGGGCATCCTCGCCGGGCTCTTCGGTCTCATGCTCGGCAGCGTCGGCACGTACGCCGCGACCGCCGACCAGCGCTTCACCTTCGGGGTGCTCGAACTCGTCGAGGGCGTCAACTTCATCGCCGTGATCATCGGCCTGTTCGGCATCGCCGAGCTGTTCGACCAGCTGCTCACGCACAAGAAGTCGCACGTGCGGCCGATCTCGAGCCTCGGCCGCTGGTGGCCGAACAGGTCCGAGCTCAAGCAGTCGGGCCGCGCCACCGCGGTCGGCGGCGCCGTCGGCCTCGGGGTCGGACTCATCCCGGCCGCGGGCGGCGACATCGCCGGCCTCATCGGATGGGAGCGGGCGCGCAAGGCGTCGAAGCACCCCGAGATGTTCGGCAAGGGGTCGATCGAGGGCGTCGCGGCATCCGACACCGCCTCCAGTGCCACGCTCGGCGGATCGCTGACCACCACGATGGCCCTCGGCATCCCCGGCGACTCCGTGATGGCCGTCATGATCGGCTCGATGATCATCTGGGGCATCACCCCCGGACCCACGCTGTTCACCAACCGCCCCGACCTCGTCGTCTCGATCGTCGGCATCATGCTCGTCGCGACCATCCTGTCGCTCGTGCTCAGCCTCATCCGCATGAAGGGAATGGTGAAGCTGCTCGACGTGCCGCAGCCGTACCTGTGGAGCGGCATCCTGATCTTCTGCATCATCGGCACCTACGCGACCTCGAACAGCCTGTCGACGGTCGTCACGATGCTCGTGTTTGGCGTCGTGGGCGTGCTGCTCAAGCGCATGCAGGTGCCGGCCGGCCCCGTCGTGCTCGGTCTGCTGCTCGGCCCGCTCGCCGAGGAGAACCTCGCCCGCACCCTCGCGATCCTCCCGACGCGCCCGTTCTTCGAGGTCGTCAGCCCGATCGCGATCGTGCTGCTCGCCCTCGCCGTGCTCTCGATCGTGATGCCCGCGATCCGTGCAGCCCGCAAGCCGCGCGCCGAGCGCAAGTCGCTCGAGGACTCGATCCTCGACGACGAGAGCCGCGAGCAGATCGAGAAGGCGCACGACGAACTCGCCGCGAACCCCGACCTGCTCACGTCGACCGTGCGCAACGTCGACACATCCCCCCGCGCGCTCCGCAAGGCGCGCAAGAACTCCAAGGAGAACGAGAAGTGACCCGCTACGACATCCTGACCGCCGTCCCCACCGCGTTCCACCGCGACGGCAGCCTCGACCTGGAGGGGTCGCGCGCGATCTTCCGCTTCGTCGGGCAGTCGGGCAACGAGGGCGCGTTCATCCTGGGCACGACGGGGGAGTTCCCCGCGGTCGACGTCGAGGAGTTCCGCTCCCTCGTCGGCGCCGCGATCGCCGAACTCGCCGACCGCATGCGCGTGATCGTGCACGTCGGCCAGCCCAGCACCTTCGAGGCCGTGCGCCTGGTCGAGATCGCCCGCGGACTCGGCGCGACCGAGTTCGCCGCCCTCACCCCGTACTACCTGAAGTCGACCGATGACGCGATCTTCGACTACTTCCAGGCGGTGTCGGATGCCGTGGGCGACGGGCGCCTGTACGTCTACATCTACCCGGCGCGCAGCGGCAACACCGTCTCGCCCGAGCTGCTCGTGCGCCTCGCGGGGCTGCCGAACGTCGTCGGCGCGAAGCTCAGCGAGCTGTCACTCGACGAGATCGCCGCGTACCGCGCGGTCGTGCCCGCCGATTTCGACCTGTACACGGGAGCCGACCGCGACCTGATCGCCGCCGTCGGTGCCGGCGCGCAGGGCGTCGTCTCGGGCGTCTCGTCGGTCACGCCGAAGCCGTTCCGGGCGCTCGCGGACGCCGGGCGCTCGGGCGATGCGGGAGCGATCGCCGCCGCCCAGACCGCCGTCGACGACGTCGTGTCCCTGATCGGCGGAGACATGGCGCGCATGAAGGAGGCGTACCGCGTGCTCGACGTGGTCGACGCGTACTGCCGCATGGCGATCGCGGAGCCGACCGAGGCCGAGCGCACCGCCGTCGCCGAGGTGGTCGCCGCGCACCGCTGAGTATCTCGTGTGGGGGCGCTTCGACAGGCTCAGTGACCCAGCCGTATGGGTCCCTGAGCCTTGCCTGCGGGCCCCGCCCACAGGAAACCGAAAGGTGGCCTTCCTAGCGTCGAAGACGGGTTCCCCCGCCCGCTCCGCGCCTGGCGCGCGGTGTCCTGCCACGAAGGAAGGCCTCCTCATGACGAACACCACCGCCCACACCTCCGCCGCGACCGCGTGGGGGCTCCTCGTCCTCCGCGTCGTCGTCGGCGGCATCTTCTTCGCCCACGGCGCGCAGAAGATCTTCGAGTACACGCTCGCCGGAACCACGCAGAGCTTCGCCGGGATGGGCGTGCCGCTGCCCGAGATCGCTGCCCCCTTCGTCGCCTTCCTCGAGCTGATCGGCGGGGCGATGCTGGTGCTCGGCCTCTTCTCGCGCCTCGCCGGCATCCTTCTGGCTGTCGACATGGTGGTGGCGCTCGTGCTGGTGCACCTGCCCGCGGGCTTCTGGGTCGGCGAGGGTGGCTACGAGTTCGTCGCCCTGCTCGGCGCCTCCGCGCTGGCGATCGCCTTCACGGGTGCCGGACGCTTCTCGGTCGACCGTGGCGTGCTCCGCGGGCGCGCCCCGGCCTGGCTCGCCTGACCTCAGGAGACGGAACGACGGATGCCGCGGGGCTCAGCCCCCGCGGCATCCGTCGTTTTCCGGAGATCTTTGCACGCGCGAGGTTGCGTAACCATTTGGTGCTTGACAGGGAGAAGACTACGAAGTTATCTTTATGAAACCGATTTCACGCATCCCGAGCGAGGAGTCGGCTGCACCGTCGCAGAGAACTTGCTGGCCAAAGGAGTGAACAGTGAAGTCGAACCCCCTACACCCGTCCCGCAACGCACGCGCGCTGCGGATCACCGGCCTCGCCGCCGTCGCCGCCATCGCCCTCGCGGGCTGCGCATCGGGCGGAGAGAGCGATGCCGGAAGCGCCGGAGGAGAGCTGACGTTCTCGAACTGGCAGTTCCTCGAAGATGGCAAGGGTCCCATCATCTGGGACGCCGTCAAGGGATACACCGGACCGAACGACGACATCGAGCTCACCAAGGTCGAGATCCCGTTCGCGAACTACGCCGACAAGCTCAGCACCGAGCTCGGTGCCGGTGGCGGCCCCGACGTCATGGTGCTGCAGGACAGCCAGTTCGCCTCGCTGGTGGATGCCGGCGTGCTCGAGCCCCTCGACGACATCGCCGACGAGCTCGGCGACGACCTCAACAACACCAACGAGGCGGGCGTGTTCGACGGCGGGCAGTACGGCTTCAACTGGGAGCGCCCGACCTACAGCACCGTCATCTACAACAAGGACATCTTCGCGCAGCTCGGACTCGAGGTGCCGACCACGTTCGACGAGTTCCTCACCACCGCGCAGACCATCAAGGACGAGCTGGGCATCGCCGGCTGGGCGGGTCGTCACCAGACCGCCGAGATCGACGGCTGGACCCTCGAGATGGCCAACTGGATCTACGGGTTCGGCGGCGAGCTGAGCGACGGCGATGCACTCACGATCGACCGCGCCGAGAACGTCGAGGCCGTCGAGGCGTTCCTCGAGACCTTCGCCTCGGGCGTCGCGCCCATCGGCGACGACGCGTCGACGTTCCGCGCGAAGTTCGGCCAGGGCCAGGTCGGGATGCTGTTCGAGAACTCGGGCGTCGCGACCACCATCACGAGCAACCCCGACAACGCCGTGAACGGTCAGAACATGGGCGCGGCCCCGCTGCCGCTGGCGAACCCCGGCTCGAACTCGCAGCTGATCATCGCCGTCAACGCGAACAGCGACAACAAGGAGGCCGCGAAGGACTTCGTGCGCTGGGTGCTCGGCGAGGAGGGGCAGACCGCGATCCGTGCGGGCCTCGGCGCCTCGGCCATGGCGACCGACGTCGAGCCGGATGCCGCGTTCCTCGAGGCGAACCCCTGGGCGACGCAGTTCCTCGAGGCCGCCAAGACCTCGAAGTCGACGCTCGTCGAGGGCTTCGAGACCGAGAGCAAGGTCATCTGGCGCGAGGTGCTCACGGCGGTCGAGGACCTGCGGGTCAACGGCGGCGACGTGAAGGCCAAGCTCGCCGAGGTGCAGGAGACCCTCGAAGCCGAACTCGGCTGAGCACTCCGAGGGGCGGGCGGTTCTTCCCCCGGCCGCCCGCCCCTCGGCCACTCCTGCGACACGCGAAAGGACACCCGGCCATGGCCACCCCCACGCTCGAGGCGCCGCAGACCGCGCCCCCTGCCTTGCCGCCGAGGCGTCGCCGCGACAGCGGTGCGATCTCACGCTTCATCGAGCGCAACGGCGCCTACCTCTTCCTCTTCCCGGCGATCGCCTACCTGGCGATCTTCACGGTCTTCCCCCTGATCCGCGGCGTGCTGCTGTCGTTCACGGCCACCAAGCTCGTGAACCCCTCGGGTGGGCGCCCGGTCGGTCTCGAGAACTACGACTACCTGCTCTCGAGCGACAAGTTCTGGACCTCGGTCGCCACGACCCTCCTCTACACGCTCTTCACCGTCGTGTTCTCGGTGGCTATCGGCACCGCCGGCGCCCTGCTGCTCAACACCGCGTTCAAGGGCCGGGGCATCATCCGCGCGATCGCGACGATCCCGTGGGCCGTGCCCACCGTCGCCGCCGCCCTCATCTTCGTGTGGATCTACAACAACGAGCAGGGCATCCTGAACCGCACCACCAGCGCACTGGGGCTCGGAGAGCACGGCTGGCTCGTCGATCCGCAGTACGGGCTCTTCGCCGTCACGCTCGCGACGGTCTGGAAGCTCACCCCGCTCGTCATGCTCGTGATGCTCAGCGCCCTGCAGAGCGTGCCGCACGAGCTGCGCGAGGCGACCTGGGTCGACGGCGCGACGCGCTTCCAGTCGTTCCGCGCCGTCACCCTCCCGCACATCATGCCGACCATCCGCGTCATCACGCTGCTCATGACGATCTGGTCGATCCGGCGCTTCGAGATCATCTTCCTCATCACCGGCGGCGGACCGCTCGACGTCACCAACACGCTCGTGGTGAACGTCTACCGCACCGCCTTCCAGGACCAGAACCTCGGGCGGGCCGCCGCGATCGGCGCCCTCGGCCTCGTGCTCTCGCTGCTGGTCACGGTCGTCTACTTCATCGTCGAGCAGATCCAGGAACGTCAGGAGAGCCAGCGATGACCACCGTGCG
It encodes:
- a CDS encoding tripartite tricarboxylate transporter TctB family protein, translated to MSTPDIAADAASEDEYEGAPASRGLEIAFGVVALAFTAGYLFLSTQIPLRREAAPGQIDARFWPLVIGVTGVVIAIAILAVALTRPAPTREDLERIQPGGYLRVIATLVITGAFIALWSLGTVILFGYRIEVFPVAAALLMAALMLLYGHRRWLSLVIYSASVTAFVYVVFGMLLRIPL
- a CDS encoding DoxX family protein, producing the protein MTNTTAHTSAATAWGLLVLRVVVGGIFFAHGAQKIFEYTLAGTTQSFAGMGVPLPEIAAPFVAFLELIGGAMLVLGLFSRLAGILLAVDMVVALVLVHLPAGFWVGEGGYEFVALLGASALAIAFTGAGRFSVDRGVLRGRAPAWLA
- a CDS encoding dihydrodipicolinate synthase family protein — translated: MTRYDILTAVPTAFHRDGSLDLEGSRAIFRFVGQSGNEGAFILGTTGEFPAVDVEEFRSLVGAAIAELADRMRVIVHVGQPSTFEAVRLVEIARGLGATEFAALTPYYLKSTDDAIFDYFQAVSDAVGDGRLYVYIYPARSGNTVSPELLVRLAGLPNVVGAKLSELSLDEIAAYRAVVPADFDLYTGADRDLIAAVGAGAQGVVSGVSSVTPKPFRALADAGRSGDAGAIAAAQTAVDDVVSLIGGDMARMKEAYRVLDVVDAYCRMAIAEPTEAERTAVAEVVAAHR
- a CDS encoding ABC transporter substrate-binding protein, with the protein product MKSNPLHPSRNARALRITGLAAVAAIALAGCASGGESDAGSAGGELTFSNWQFLEDGKGPIIWDAVKGYTGPNDDIELTKVEIPFANYADKLSTELGAGGGPDVMVLQDSQFASLVDAGVLEPLDDIADELGDDLNNTNEAGVFDGGQYGFNWERPTYSTVIYNKDIFAQLGLEVPTTFDEFLTTAQTIKDELGIAGWAGRHQTAEIDGWTLEMANWIYGFGGELSDGDALTIDRAENVEAVEAFLETFASGVAPIGDDASTFRAKFGQGQVGMLFENSGVATTITSNPDNAVNGQNMGAAPLPLANPGSNSQLIIAVNANSDNKEAAKDFVRWVLGEEGQTAIRAGLGASAMATDVEPDAAFLEANPWATQFLEAAKTSKSTLVEGFETESKVIWREVLTAVEDLRVNGGDVKAKLAEVQETLEAELG
- a CDS encoding tripartite tricarboxylate transporter permease, whose product is MNALMEGLNSLLDISILLYMLVGLVLGFMVGAFPGITATMAVALAAGFTMTLEPVQGLAVLLTIYVAANFGDRVPSILINTPGTPASIATTLDGYPMAKQGRAGLALTISAIVSAVGILASLVLFSVAAVPIASFARDYFKSPELFALVVFGISIMIGISSKSMLKGILAGLFGLMLGSVGTYAATADQRFTFGVLELVEGVNFIAVIIGLFGIAELFDQLLTHKKSHVRPISSLGRWWPNRSELKQSGRATAVGGAVGLGVGLIPAAGGDIAGLIGWERARKASKHPEMFGKGSIEGVAASDTASSATLGGSLTTTMALGIPGDSVMAVMIGSMIIWGITPGPTLFTNRPDLVVSIVGIMLVATILSLVLSLIRMKGMVKLLDVPQPYLWSGILIFCIIGTYATSNSLSTVVTMLVFGVVGVLLKRMQVPAGPVVLGLLLGPLAEENLARTLAILPTRPFFEVVSPIAIVLLALAVLSIVMPAIRAARKPRAERKSLEDSILDDESREQIEKAHDELAANPDLLTSTVRNVDTSPRALRKARKNSKENEK
- a CDS encoding carbohydrate ABC transporter permease, yielding MATPTLEAPQTAPPALPPRRRRDSGAISRFIERNGAYLFLFPAIAYLAIFTVFPLIRGVLLSFTATKLVNPSGGRPVGLENYDYLLSSDKFWTSVATTLLYTLFTVVFSVAIGTAGALLLNTAFKGRGIIRAIATIPWAVPTVAAALIFVWIYNNEQGILNRTTSALGLGEHGWLVDPQYGLFAVTLATVWKLTPLVMLVMLSALQSVPHELREATWVDGATRFQSFRAVTLPHIMPTIRVITLLMTIWSIRRFEIIFLITGGGPLDVTNTLVVNVYRTAFQDQNLGRAAAIGALGLVLSLLVTVVYFIVEQIQERQESQR